A genomic window from Archaeoglobus profundus DSM 5631 includes:
- a CDS encoding valine--tRNA ligase, whose amino-acid sequence MEKEYKAKEVEEKWLKLWKDEMYYFDWNSKKPHYIIDTPPPYPTGSFHLGNALNWCYIDFIARYRRMKGYEVMFPQGWDCHGLPTEVKVEEIHGISKNDVPREEFRRLCMEFTMKNIEKMRETMRRLGFSIDWSKEYITMYPEYYTKTQLSFVKMYKKGLIYKDYHPVVFCPRCQTTIALAEIEYKKGKTKLNYIRFGDDVIIATTRPELIPACVAVAVHPEDDRYKHLVSKKVEVPLFGYEVPIIADEDVDPEFGTGIVMICTFGDKQDVRWWKKHKLPLRAVLNKDGRLNELAGKYQGLTTREAREKILEDLAKEGRLLKQEEIEQNVGVCWRCKTPVEIIAEDQWFVKVEKEKIIENAKRIRWVPEHMLQRLIDWVDSMEWDWVISRQRIFATPIPVWYCKNCGEIIVAEEEWLPVDPTKDMPKKPCPKCGSNEFEGETDVLDTWMDSSITPLVICGWPDLKEYPTHLRPQGHDIIRTWAFYTILRSLALVDEIPWLEIVINGMVLGEDGRKMSKSLGNVISPEEIIEKYGADALRQWAATGVIGEDVAFSWKEVKSAYRFEQKFWSIIRFVTMHLKEKPPYKPELLRDADRWILSKLMKLVREVDESMNAYRFDKALKAIRSFTWYEFADNYLEIVKNRLYSGTEEEKIPARFTLYKVASTLIKLLAPITPFLAEECWHRLHEAMGEKVESVHLQSYPEVEGDLIDEEAERKGELIKEIVVAVRRFKHDKGMALNAPLKSVKIYASMEIDTRDVAGALNASVELLKEMPNIEVRVKRLKPRFGVIGPMFKEKAKDLVKAVENLSDEEKLKLFEGKSVTVSLDGRDVEVSPEWFDVEIEKIVRGENVEVLETENAIVLVEV is encoded by the coding sequence GTGGAGAAGGAGTACAAGGCCAAAGAGGTTGAAGAAAAGTGGCTGAAGCTTTGGAAGGATGAAATGTATTACTTTGACTGGAACTCAAAGAAACCGCACTACATCATAGACACACCACCACCATACCCAACAGGCTCATTTCATCTTGGAAATGCTCTAAACTGGTGCTACATCGATTTCATAGCAAGGTACAGGAGGATGAAGGGTTATGAGGTGATGTTCCCACAGGGTTGGGATTGCCATGGATTGCCAACGGAAGTTAAGGTTGAGGAAATTCATGGAATAAGTAAGAATGACGTGCCGAGAGAGGAGTTCAGAAGGCTTTGCATGGAATTCACCATGAAGAACATCGAAAAGATGAGAGAAACGATGAGAAGGTTGGGTTTCAGCATAGACTGGAGCAAGGAGTACATAACGATGTACCCCGAATACTACACCAAGACACAGCTGTCCTTCGTCAAAATGTACAAGAAGGGTTTGATCTACAAGGATTACCATCCAGTAGTCTTCTGCCCGAGATGTCAAACTACCATAGCTTTAGCTGAAATAGAGTACAAGAAAGGTAAGACCAAGCTGAATTACATAAGGTTTGGAGACGATGTTATAATCGCAACCACACGACCAGAATTAATTCCTGCATGTGTTGCAGTTGCAGTTCATCCTGAGGACGATAGATACAAACATTTAGTCAGTAAGAAAGTTGAAGTTCCACTCTTTGGTTATGAAGTACCGATAATTGCCGATGAAGATGTTGACCCAGAATTTGGAACTGGAATCGTAATGATATGTACATTCGGTGATAAGCAGGATGTCAGGTGGTGGAAGAAGCATAAACTTCCCTTAAGGGCTGTTTTGAACAAGGACGGTCGGTTGAATGAGTTGGCTGGCAAGTACCAAGGTTTGACGACGAGAGAAGCAAGAGAAAAGATTTTGGAGGACTTGGCCAAAGAGGGGAGGTTGCTTAAGCAGGAGGAAATCGAACAGAATGTAGGTGTATGCTGGAGATGTAAGACTCCAGTTGAGATAATTGCCGAAGATCAGTGGTTTGTTAAGGTTGAAAAGGAGAAGATAATCGAGAATGCAAAAAGAATAAGGTGGGTTCCAGAGCACATGCTTCAGAGATTGATAGACTGGGTTGACTCGATGGAGTGGGACTGGGTTATAAGTAGGCAGAGAATTTTTGCGACTCCTATTCCAGTCTGGTATTGCAAGAATTGCGGTGAGATAATTGTTGCTGAGGAGGAGTGGTTGCCCGTCGATCCAACGAAGGATATGCCTAAGAAGCCGTGTCCAAAGTGCGGTAGCAACGAGTTTGAAGGTGAAACGGATGTTTTGGACACTTGGATGGATTCATCCATTACGCCTCTCGTAATCTGCGGATGGCCAGACTTAAAGGAGTATCCCACACACTTGAGACCTCAGGGGCACGACATAATCAGAACTTGGGCATTCTACACAATTCTGCGTTCTCTAGCCCTAGTTGATGAGATTCCTTGGCTTGAGATCGTCATAAACGGGATGGTGCTTGGAGAAGACGGTAGGAAGATGAGTAAGAGCTTAGGTAACGTCATATCGCCAGAAGAGATAATTGAGAAATACGGTGCCGACGCTTTGAGGCAGTGGGCTGCTACTGGTGTAATTGGAGAGGATGTGGCCTTCAGCTGGAAAGAGGTTAAATCCGCTTACAGATTTGAACAGAAGTTCTGGAGCATAATCAGATTTGTAACAATGCATTTGAAGGAAAAACCACCATACAAGCCAGAATTGCTGAGGGATGCCGATAGGTGGATTCTTTCGAAGTTGATGAAGCTCGTGAGGGAAGTCGACGAATCCATGAATGCTTACAGGTTTGACAAGGCTCTGAAAGCTATAAGAAGCTTCACTTGGTACGAGTTTGCTGATAACTATCTCGAGATAGTTAAGAACAGGCTCTACTCTGGAACTGAAGAAGAGAAAATCCCAGCCAGATTTACTCTCTACAAGGTCGCCAGTACTCTTATCAAGTTGCTGGCACCGATAACACCATTTTTAGCTGAGGAATGCTGGCACAGATTGCACGAGGCTATGGGCGAAAAAGTGGAGAGCGTCCATTTGCAGAGCTATCCTGAGGTTGAGGGAGATTTGATAGATGAAGAAGCGGAGAGAAAAGGAGAGCTTATCAAAGAAATAGTTGTGGCTGTGAGAAGGTTCAAGCACGACAAGGGTATGGCTTTGAATGCACCCCTAAAATCTGTGAAGATTTACGCATCCATGGAAATCGATACTAGAGACGTAGCTGGTGCTTTGAATGCAAGTGTAGAGCTTTTGAAAGAAATGCCCAACATAGAAGTCAGGGTTAAGAGGTTGAAGCCGAGGTTTGGAGTGATCGGACCGATGTTCAAAGAGAAGGCTAAGGATTTGGTCAAAGCCGTTGAAAACTTGAGTGATGAGGAAAAGCTGAAGCTGTTTGAAGGGAAAAGTGTAACTGTCAGCTTGGATGGAAGGGATGTGGAAGTTAGTCCAGAGTGGTTCGATGTTGAAATCGAGAAGATAGTCAGAGGGGAGAATGTAGAAGTTCTTGAAACGGAAAATGCGATTGTTCTCGTAGAGGTTTGA
- the nrdD gene encoding anaerobic ribonucleoside-triphosphate reductase, whose translation MDEVSVDTEMFDHNKEYLTVRTSRNTIEKFDRERIVKSLVKETGLDRKTAEEIALEVEETIKRLKLNFISAPLIREIVNVKLLERGLEKERANYTRLGLPVYDVTQIIEKGVRENANLQHNPETIHKLVADWVMKEYALLKVLPLHLADAHMRGEIHIHDLEYFATRPYCFQHDLRWFLKNGLKVDGTGENTAVAGPAKHPEVAILHAAKALAAAQTNFAGGQGLDFFNVWLAPYMQGLSYEKIKQLAQMFVYEMSQMYVARGGQTVFSDIDIEYGVPKICQDLPAVLPGGVVKESVTYGDFEEEAIMFAKALTEVYLEGDYLGKPFFFPKPNYKLRKECFKKEGFDEFMILVHKVVAKFGSPYFLNLLAGYLPDNVFAQCCRLVLAPDNQDWEDFRKGCMRTGSLQVVTINLPRIAYEANGDDERLFEILEQRMNLAREVIELKREIIIKRMKQGALPFLTQDVDGEPYYRVDKVVRSIGFVGLNEMLKAHIGQELHESRDAWKFGLEVIKRMMDIAMEWSIETGQRWVITQTPAESCAHRLALLDLKEFNGKAIVQGNVKTGAVYYTNSSHVRVSADVPLFERLKVEGSFHPLCNGGMMAHVWIGESSPNPELLWELTKKIATKTLIGYWAYTKDMTFCRSCGKLSGGINRNCPFCNSNDVEWYSRVTGYYQRVSGWNDGKVQELFDRKRVRF comes from the coding sequence ATGGACGAAGTTTCTGTCGATACTGAGATGTTTGACCATAATAAGGAATACCTAACGGTTAGAACATCTAGAAACACCATCGAGAAGTTCGATAGAGAAAGGATAGTTAAGTCGCTCGTTAAGGAGACGGGATTGGATAGAAAGACTGCTGAGGAGATTGCCCTAGAGGTTGAAGAGACCATTAAGAGATTGAAGCTGAACTTCATCTCCGCACCTCTCATTAGAGAAATCGTAAACGTTAAGCTTTTGGAGAGGGGTTTGGAGAAAGAGAGAGCTAACTACACACGTTTAGGCTTACCGGTTTACGACGTAACCCAGATAATCGAGAAGGGTGTTAGGGAAAACGCAAACCTCCAGCACAATCCAGAAACAATTCACAAGCTCGTTGCAGATTGGGTTATGAAGGAATACGCTTTACTCAAAGTTCTACCTCTGCATTTGGCCGATGCTCACATGCGTGGTGAAATTCACATTCACGACCTCGAATACTTCGCTACTCGTCCGTACTGCTTCCAGCACGATCTCAGATGGTTCTTGAAGAACGGGCTTAAGGTTGATGGAACTGGTGAAAACACAGCTGTAGCTGGACCTGCAAAGCATCCAGAGGTTGCAATTTTACATGCAGCAAAGGCTTTAGCTGCTGCTCAGACTAATTTCGCCGGTGGGCAAGGTCTGGACTTCTTCAACGTCTGGCTCGCACCATATATGCAGGGATTGAGCTACGAGAAGATAAAGCAGTTGGCTCAGATGTTCGTTTACGAAATGTCTCAGATGTATGTCGCAAGAGGAGGTCAGACCGTTTTCAGCGATATAGACATAGAATACGGCGTTCCTAAAATTTGCCAAGACTTACCAGCTGTTTTACCGGGTGGTGTTGTCAAGGAATCTGTTACATACGGAGATTTCGAAGAGGAAGCAATAATGTTTGCTAAAGCCTTGACAGAGGTATACTTAGAGGGAGACTACCTCGGAAAGCCTTTCTTCTTCCCCAAGCCAAACTACAAGTTGAGAAAGGAGTGCTTCAAGAAAGAGGGATTCGATGAATTCATGATTCTCGTTCATAAGGTTGTTGCTAAGTTCGGATCGCCGTACTTCCTTAATCTATTGGCTGGATACTTGCCAGATAACGTGTTCGCTCAGTGTTGCAGACTGGTCTTAGCTCCGGACAATCAGGACTGGGAGGACTTCCGGAAGGGTTGCATGAGAACGGGAAGTTTGCAAGTTGTAACCATAAACTTGCCGAGGATAGCTTACGAAGCGAATGGGGATGACGAGAGATTGTTTGAAATCCTCGAGCAGAGGATGAACTTGGCAAGAGAGGTTATAGAGCTAAAGAGGGAGATAATCATAAAGAGGATGAAGCAAGGAGCTTTACCGTTCCTAACGCAGGATGTTGATGGAGAGCCTTACTACAGGGTTGATAAGGTTGTTAGGTCTATAGGCTTCGTCGGATTGAACGAGATGCTGAAGGCACACATAGGTCAGGAATTGCACGAGAGCAGAGATGCATGGAAGTTCGGTTTGGAAGTTATAAAGAGGATGATGGATATAGCGATGGAATGGAGCATCGAAACTGGGCAGAGATGGGTCATAACGCAAACACCAGCCGAATCATGTGCGCATAGATTGGCTTTGCTCGACTTGAAGGAGTTCAACGGAAAAGCCATAGTTCAGGGTAACGTGAAAACTGGTGCTGTTTACTACACGAACAGCTCCCACGTCAGGGTTAGTGCGGACGTGCCGTTGTTCGAGAGGTTGAAGGTAGAGGGTTCGTTCCATCCCCTCTGCAATGGAGGTATGATGGCTCACGTTTGGATTGGAGAGAGTTCACCGAACCCCGAACTATTATGGGAGCTTACCAAAAAGATTGCCACAAAGACTCTGATAGGCTACTGGGCTTACACGAAGGACATGACGTTCTGCAGGAGTTGTGGAAAGTTGAGTGGTGGTATTAACAGGAACTGTCCGTTCTGCAATAGTAACGATGTGGAATGGTACTCCCGTGTTACCGGTTACTATCAGAGGGTGAGCGGTTGGAACGACGGTAAGGTGCAAGAGTTGTTCGACAGAAAGAGAGTTAGATTTTAA
- a CDS encoding fumarylacetoacetate hydrolase family protein has product MFGRILHRGEVYEGYFEVEGGRVVIDGYEIEDYRFLPPIKPTKIVCIGLNYMDHAEELNMEIPEEPIIFLKPPSAVIGHEDVIVMPRISKRVDYEGEIAVVIGKRCKNVKKEDAMDYVLGYTCFNDVTARDLQSKDGQWTRAKSFDTFAPIGPYVVTEVPEKLKIETRLNGKVVQKSDTSNLIFDIPTLIEFISNIMTLERGDVIATGTPAGVGMLKSGDVVEVEVNGLTLRNYVR; this is encoded by the coding sequence ATGTTTGGCAGGATACTACATAGAGGTGAGGTCTACGAGGGTTACTTTGAAGTTGAGGGGGGTAGGGTCGTTATAGATGGTTACGAAATCGAAGATTATAGATTTCTCCCGCCCATAAAACCTACAAAGATAGTCTGCATAGGCTTGAACTACATGGATCATGCAGAGGAACTCAACATGGAAATTCCAGAAGAGCCTATAATTTTCTTAAAACCACCTTCAGCGGTGATAGGTCACGAAGATGTGATAGTCATGCCAAGGATTTCGAAGAGAGTTGATTATGAGGGGGAGATTGCCGTTGTTATTGGCAAAAGATGCAAGAACGTTAAAAAGGAGGACGCTATGGACTACGTCTTGGGATATACATGCTTTAATGACGTAACTGCTAGAGACTTGCAGAGCAAAGACGGGCAATGGACTAGAGCAAAGAGCTTCGATACTTTTGCACCTATAGGGCCATATGTAGTTACAGAGGTACCCGAGAAGCTTAAGATAGAGACGAGATTGAATGGTAAAGTCGTTCAGAAATCCGATACGTCAAATTTAATATTCGATATCCCCACGCTTATCGAGTTCATATCCAACATTATGACACTCGAAAGAGGAGATGTAATTGCGACCGGAACTCCCGCTGGTGTGGGAATGTTGAAGAGTGGTGATGTCGTTGAGGTTGAGGTTAACGGACTAACTTTGAGAAACTACGTGAGGTGA
- a CDS encoding pyruvate carboxylase subunit B — MKVKIVDLTLRDAHQSLMATRLRTRDMLPILETFDEAGIYCFEVWGGATFDSCIRYLNENPWERLKEIRKRIKNSLISMLLRGQNLVGYRHYPDDVVEKFVRKTAEYGMDVFRIFDALNDVRNLVTSIKVAKECDAHVQGTICYTISPVHTIEKYVEIANELAVLEVDSICIKDMAGLLSPKMAYTLVRTLKKEVGLPIDVHSHYTSGMASMALLKAVEAGAKMIDTVISPLSLGTSHPPTESMVYALEELGYETGVKLDVLLEVREYFMKIREKYQGYIDWRSTIPDTNVLVYQIPGGMFSNLIAQLKEYNALDKLPEVLKEVPKVREDLGYVPLVTPTSQIVGVQAVLNVITGERYKVVTKETKDLVKGMYGKTPTPIKEEIRKKILGDEKPIECRPADLLEPEFEKRRQELIEMGFENPSDEDVLIYTLFPQVGLKFLKGEAKEEPIPVGGKIEGTFEVEIEGEKMKISVKPL; from the coding sequence ATGAAGGTTAAGATTGTCGATCTAACTCTTAGAGATGCGCATCAATCTTTAATGGCTACAAGATTGAGGACGAGAGACATGCTTCCGATTCTCGAAACATTTGATGAAGCTGGGATATACTGCTTCGAAGTTTGGGGTGGTGCCACGTTTGACTCCTGCATCCGTTACTTAAACGAGAACCCATGGGAGAGACTCAAAGAAATCAGGAAAAGAATAAAGAATTCTTTAATATCGATGCTTTTGAGAGGTCAGAATCTCGTAGGCTACAGACACTATCCCGATGATGTAGTTGAGAAGTTCGTTCGTAAAACTGCGGAATACGGAATGGACGTATTTAGAATATTTGACGCCTTAAACGATGTTAGGAACCTCGTAACATCAATAAAGGTTGCTAAGGAATGCGATGCTCACGTCCAAGGAACTATATGCTACACGATCAGTCCCGTTCACACCATAGAGAAGTACGTTGAAATTGCGAACGAGTTAGCGGTTTTGGAAGTGGATTCCATATGCATAAAGGACATGGCTGGTCTTTTATCACCTAAGATGGCGTACACCCTCGTTAGAACTCTCAAGAAGGAAGTAGGTTTACCAATCGACGTTCACTCCCATTACACGAGCGGAATGGCATCTATGGCTCTGCTTAAGGCTGTTGAAGCTGGAGCTAAGATGATAGATACGGTCATTTCTCCTCTGAGCTTGGGTACTTCCCACCCTCCGACGGAATCGATGGTCTACGCTTTGGAAGAACTTGGGTATGAAACCGGTGTTAAGCTCGACGTTTTGCTTGAGGTTAGGGAGTACTTTATGAAGATCAGGGAGAAGTATCAGGGCTACATAGATTGGCGCTCGACGATTCCAGACACTAACGTTTTGGTATATCAGATACCCGGTGGAATGTTTTCCAACTTAATCGCGCAACTCAAAGAGTACAACGCCTTGGACAAGCTTCCAGAAGTCCTTAAGGAGGTTCCGAAAGTTAGAGAAGATTTGGGATACGTGCCTTTGGTAACACCGACGAGCCAAATAGTTGGTGTTCAAGCGGTTCTGAACGTCATAACCGGTGAGAGGTACAAAGTAGTTACTAAGGAGACGAAAGACCTCGTTAAGGGTATGTACGGTAAGACACCGACACCGATAAAGGAGGAGATTAGGAAAAAGATTTTGGGAGATGAAAAACCGATAGAGTGTAGACCAGCGGATTTACTTGAGCCTGAGTTTGAGAAGAGAAGACAGGAACTCATAGAGATGGGATTCGAAAATCCGAGCGATGAAGATGTCTTAATATACACCTTATTCCCACAGGTGGGTCTCAAGTTCCTAAAGGGAGAAGCGAAAGAAGAACCAATTCCGGTCGGTGGGAAAATCGAAGGTACGTTTGAGGTTGAGATAGAGGGAGAAAAGATGAAAATAAGTGTAAAACCTCTCTAA
- a CDS encoding PhoH family protein, with product MLLEKITPLTRGQKEIVKALKNPDYEIIGIFGPTGTGKSLFSLAYGIDAVSSDYKRFIVVKPVIDVVTGEELTLADGEKFLELAKAYVLDVIGQFVDWSEVERLISDGKIVFVDPHYLKGRTFDDSVVFLDEIQTLKPESVVEILIRMGRNSRLIVAGDPIFQSFKMEETQDPASMVRDILTGEENAKVVDLGIKDIVREGAKRGLRLLIEYRMRSRELSEVEKEIFESAKVHSPDADVITVVEFCEEKERFEITSEHTPDALIIVKQGHYGRLVGRGGERIKAIEEDVGKRIRGVELTLDFRELIRSIHPVSWIWKHIRDVDFVGQYLTVEVKGEIGAFVGQRGLHVRFLDAVIRKLMGVGVRAVEV from the coding sequence ATGCTACTGGAGAAAATCACACCACTCACAAGAGGTCAGAAGGAGATTGTTAAAGCTCTAAAAAATCCCGATTACGAGATAATTGGAATATTTGGACCTACTGGAACTGGAAAGTCTCTCTTCAGCTTAGCTTACGGAATAGATGCAGTTTCAAGTGATTACAAGCGTTTCATTGTAGTTAAACCTGTCATAGATGTAGTTACGGGAGAAGAGTTAACTCTTGCAGATGGAGAGAAGTTTTTAGAGTTGGCGAAGGCTTACGTGCTTGATGTTATAGGTCAGTTCGTGGATTGGAGTGAAGTGGAGAGGTTGATTTCGGATGGAAAAATAGTGTTCGTCGATCCGCACTACCTCAAAGGAAGAACTTTCGACGATTCCGTTGTTTTCCTCGATGAGATACAAACCTTAAAACCTGAGAGTGTAGTAGAGATTCTGATAAGAATGGGAAGAAACAGCAGGCTCATAGTTGCTGGTGACCCTATATTTCAGTCGTTCAAGATGGAAGAGACTCAGGATCCAGCCAGTATGGTCAGGGATATACTCACTGGAGAAGAAAATGCAAAGGTAGTCGACTTAGGTATAAAGGATATAGTTAGGGAGGGAGCTAAGAGGGGCTTGAGGTTACTCATAGAGTACAGGATGAGGAGCAGGGAGCTTAGCGAGGTGGAAAAGGAGATTTTTGAATCCGCAAAAGTCCATTCCCCAGATGCGGACGTAATAACAGTTGTAGAATTCTGTGAAGAGAAGGAGAGGTTTGAGATTACTTCCGAGCATACACCAGATGCACTAATAATAGTCAAGCAGGGACACTACGGAAGGTTAGTCGGGAGAGGGGGAGAGAGAATAAAGGCTATTGAGGAAGATGTAGGTAAAAGAATAAGAGGTGTTGAGCTTACTTTAGATTTCAGGGAGTTGATAAGATCGATTCATCCCGTCTCTTGGATTTGGAAACACATAAGAGATGTCGACTTCGTGGGGCAGTACTTGACGGTTGAAGTTAAGGGTGAGATAGGGGCATTCGTAGGGCAGAGGGGTTTGCACGTTAGGTTCTTGGATGCGGTTATAAGGAAGCTGATGGGTGTGGGTGTTAGGGCTGTTGAGGTGTAG
- a CDS encoding YfcE family phosphodiesterase: protein MKILVLSDTHIPERALKIPDEITAFLKRGVDLIVHAGDLTGESVLNTLKSFGKVVAVRGNMDYLSLPKQETFEVGNLKFGVYHGHGVYPRGDRRQLTEIALEMGVDVLITGHTHSPDVYEGEVLILNPGSATGAWGGGGGSGIPSFMVLNVEGREITVDLYEIRDKLSLKRFKFEL, encoded by the coding sequence ATGAAGATACTGGTGTTGAGTGACACTCACATTCCTGAGAGAGCTTTAAAGATTCCCGATGAAATTACAGCTTTTTTAAAGAGAGGAGTTGATCTCATAGTTCATGCTGGCGATTTGACGGGAGAGAGTGTTCTAAATACCTTGAAATCGTTCGGTAAGGTTGTAGCGGTTAGGGGCAACATGGATTACCTATCCCTTCCAAAGCAGGAGACATTTGAAGTTGGAAACCTTAAGTTTGGTGTCTATCACGGTCACGGTGTTTACCCAAGAGGAGACAGAAGACAGCTTACCGAAATTGCCTTGGAGATGGGAGTTGATGTGCTTATAACGGGACACACTCACAGTCCAGACGTTTACGAGGGAGAAGTTTTAATCCTAAATCCGGGTTCAGCCACTGGAGCTTGGGGAGGTGGTGGAGGTAGCGGAATTCCAAGCTTCATGGTTTTGAACGTCGAAGGTAGGGAAATTACGGTCGATCTGTACGAAATTAGGGATAAGCTCAGTCTTAAGAGATTCAAGTTCGAACTTTAA
- a CDS encoding cysteine hydrolase family protein has protein sequence MKALIVVDMQKDFCYPEGALYIGDHVRKIISTTKEVLEVARGKIPIVFTQDWHRKDDPEFNIWPKHCIQNTWGAEIIDELNPSEVDYFVKKRRYSAFFGTDLDLLLRELGVNELIVCGVVTNICVLHTVADAVMRGYKVTVLKDCTTALNEYDYEYGIKHMKEVLRAKITSSKDLKTSF, from the coding sequence ATGAAGGCTTTGATAGTTGTGGATATGCAGAAGGACTTCTGCTATCCGGAAGGAGCGTTGTATATCGGTGATCATGTGAGAAAGATAATTAGTACCACTAAGGAAGTTTTGGAAGTTGCAAGAGGTAAGATACCCATAGTATTCACTCAGGATTGGCACAGAAAGGACGATCCGGAATTTAACATATGGCCAAAGCACTGCATTCAGAATACGTGGGGTGCTGAAATCATAGACGAGCTGAACCCGTCGGAAGTAGATTACTTTGTCAAAAAGCGTAGATATTCCGCATTCTTCGGAACCGATTTGGATCTGCTACTCAGAGAACTCGGTGTGAACGAGTTGATAGTTTGCGGTGTCGTTACAAACATCTGCGTTTTGCACACCGTAGCTGATGCGGTTATGAGGGGTTACAAGGTAACTGTTCTTAAGGATTGTACGACCGCTTTAAATGAATACGATTACGAGTATGGAATCAAACACATGAAAGAAGTTCTAAGAGCAAAAATCACTTCATCCAAAGATTTGAAAACTTCTTTCTAG
- a CDS encoding MBL fold metallo-hydrolase yields the protein MTVIQFLGGCREVGRSAILVDSIMLDYGLKPSEPPEFPLNGIAPKSVIISHGHLDHVGVAPNLVDYDPKIYMTPPTLDLSDIILRDSMKLMRNPPYTPRQFRQFESNVIEVDYEEPIYIDGWEVTLFNAGHIPGSASIHMSKDVNILYTGDIKLEETRLLEPAYTDFPETDILIVESTYFGVEHPDRKELEKAFVESILETLDNKGHAIIPAFAVGRTQEVLMILESYGITPYVDGMGRDVCSIIERYPDYVKSVRALRRAIKNAIPVERGMRERILEEPSVIVTTAGMLNGGPALFYISRLYNDEKSKILLTGYQVEGTNGYMALNNGMIDLGNRIVKLKMKVEQYDFSAHADDRQLKELVRRVVDRGAEVVFTVHGEDCEGFANWIREELGVEAHAPKNGDVYVV from the coding sequence ATGACCGTGATACAGTTCCTGGGTGGATGTAGGGAAGTCGGAAGATCGGCAATATTAGTTGACAGTATAATGCTCGACTATGGATTAAAGCCTTCGGAACCACCAGAATTTCCACTTAACGGTATAGCTCCAAAATCTGTAATAATATCGCACGGTCACTTGGATCACGTTGGAGTTGCACCTAACCTCGTAGACTACGATCCTAAGATTTACATGACTCCTCCAACCCTCGATCTGTCGGATATAATTCTAAGGGATTCGATGAAACTTATGAGAAACCCACCCTACACACCGAGACAGTTTAGACAGTTCGAGAGCAACGTGATTGAAGTTGACTACGAAGAACCCATCTACATCGACGGATGGGAGGTTACACTCTTTAACGCTGGACACATACCCGGTAGCGCAAGCATACACATGAGCAAGGATGTGAACATTCTTTACACAGGTGACATAAAGCTTGAGGAAACGAGGCTGTTGGAGCCAGCTTACACAGACTTCCCTGAAACGGACATACTGATAGTTGAGAGCACATACTTCGGTGTGGAGCATCCGGACAGAAAGGAGTTGGAAAAGGCGTTTGTAGAATCAATCTTAGAAACTTTGGATAACAAGGGTCACGCCATAATACCCGCGTTTGCCGTTGGAAGAACTCAGGAGGTTTTGATGATTCTTGAGAGTTATGGAATTACACCTTACGTTGACGGAATGGGTAGAGACGTTTGCTCAATAATAGAGAGGTATCCCGATTACGTCAAGAGTGTTAGAGCCCTAAGAAGAGCTATAAAGAATGCCATCCCAGTTGAGAGGGGTATGAGGGAGAGAATTCTTGAAGAGCCGAGCGTGATAGTAACAACTGCGGGAATGCTCAACGGAGGTCCCGCTTTATTTTACATCTCAAGGCTATACAATGACGAGAAATCCAAGATTCTGCTTACGGGCTATCAAGTTGAGGGTACTAACGGTTACATGGCTTTGAATAACGGCATGATCGACTTGGGCAACAGAATTGTAAAGCTCAAGATGAAAGTTGAGCAGTACGACTTCTCAGCACACGCTGACGACAGACAGCTTAAAGAACTCGTTAGAAGGGTAGTTGATAGAGGAGCGGAGGTAGTGTTTACAGTTCACGGCGAAGATTGTGAGGGATTTGCAAATTGGATTAGGGAGGAGTTGGGTGTTGAAGCCCACGCACCGAAAAACGGAGACGTTTACGTAGTTTAG